In Massilistercora timonensis, the following are encoded in one genomic region:
- a CDS encoding ATP-dependent DNA helicase → MPAQTENNQTETKDQGLPHVRISVRALVEFILRSGDIDNRMGTADKDAMLLGAKLHRKIQRGMGAGYHPEVSLRFFVPCKGFVLEIEGRADGVWERKEGVVIDEIKGVFKDLALLEEPVEVHLAQARCYAYIYSCQHDLEEIGVQMTYCHLETEDIKRFQSVYAREELEGWFYDLVGKYEKWARYRIQWEEKRNQSIRQVEFPFPYREGQRKLVASVYRTIQQGKELFIQAPTGVGKTMACVFPAVRAMGEGLGEKIFYLTAKTITRTVAWQAFDILKEQALRMKVLVLTAKEKICFCEKQDCNPETCPYAKGHFDRVNDAVYELLTTSDEMSREILEEQARKWQVCPYEMSLDLAEWVDAVICDYNYVFDPNAHLRRFFGEGMKGDYLFLIDEAHNLVERGREMYSASLCKEEVLKIRRLIKEEDGKLSRRLEDCNRQMLALKRECEGCRVLDSVSALYLRLLNLMGELERYLEEHKGQDEKREAVLEFYFAVCRFVSTCERVDENYLLYSEIREDGRFQVCLFCVNPSRNLQNFLEKGRSAVFFSATLLPIRYYKQLLSTEEEAYAIYARSPFDPANRLLLLGKDVCTRYTRRGEGMYQRYARYLLAAASGKRGNYIAFFPSYRFMEAVYEEFQKLLEEEKEKPGIECVLQSQYMTEEAREIFLENFEEAREQSLMGFCVMGGIFAEGIDLARDRLIGAVIVGTGLPQVCRERELLKEYFEGKGKKGFDYAYLYPGMNKVLQSAGRVIRTDEDRGVILLLDDRFGDARYRETFPREWEKIEVCTLTGVEERLREFWAEE, encoded by the coding sequence TTGCCGGCACAGACAGAGAACAACCAGACAGAGACAAAAGATCAGGGACTTCCTCATGTAAGGATCTCCGTGCGGGCGCTGGTGGAATTCATCCTGCGAAGCGGAGACATTGATAATCGGATGGGCACGGCGGATAAGGACGCCATGCTGCTGGGAGCGAAGCTTCACCGGAAGATCCAGCGGGGGATGGGAGCCGGATATCATCCGGAGGTTTCCCTGCGCTTTTTTGTCCCCTGCAAGGGGTTCGTGCTGGAGATCGAAGGCCGTGCGGACGGTGTGTGGGAGAGAAAAGAGGGCGTGGTGATCGATGAGATCAAGGGCGTCTTCAAGGATCTTGCCCTTCTGGAAGAGCCGGTGGAGGTCCATCTTGCCCAGGCCCGCTGTTACGCCTATATCTACAGCTGTCAGCATGATCTGGAGGAGATCGGTGTGCAGATGACTTACTGCCATCTGGAGACAGAGGATATCAAACGGTTCCAGAGCGTTTACGCCCGGGAGGAGCTGGAGGGGTGGTTCTATGATCTGGTGGGGAAATATGAGAAGTGGGCCAGATACCGGATCCAGTGGGAAGAGAAGCGCAATCAGTCCATCCGACAGGTGGAATTTCCTTTCCCCTACCGGGAGGGACAGCGCAAACTGGTGGCCTCAGTGTACCGGACCATCCAGCAGGGGAAGGAGCTTTTTATCCAGGCGCCTACGGGAGTGGGGAAGACCATGGCCTGTGTCTTTCCGGCTGTACGGGCTATGGGAGAAGGATTGGGGGAGAAGATTTTCTACCTGACCGCCAAGACCATCACACGGACAGTGGCCTGGCAGGCTTTTGACATCCTGAAGGAGCAGGCGCTGCGGATGAAGGTGCTGGTGCTCACCGCCAAGGAGAAGATCTGCTTCTGTGAGAAGCAGGACTGTAATCCGGAGACCTGTCCTTACGCGAAGGGACATTTTGACCGGGTCAACGATGCGGTCTATGAGCTTTTGACCACCTCCGATGAGATGAGCCGGGAGATCCTGGAGGAGCAGGCCCGCAAATGGCAGGTCTGTCCCTATGAGATGAGCCTGGATCTGGCAGAGTGGGTGGACGCGGTGATCTGCGACTACAACTATGTGTTCGATCCCAACGCGCATCTGCGCCGGTTCTTTGGAGAAGGAATGAAGGGGGATTACCTCTTCCTGATCGACGAAGCCCACAACCTGGTGGAGCGGGGCAGAGAGATGTACAGCGCCAGTCTCTGCAAAGAGGAAGTGCTGAAGATCCGGCGGCTTATTAAAGAGGAAGACGGGAAACTGTCCCGGCGTCTGGAGGACTGCAACCGGCAGATGCTGGCCCTGAAGAGGGAGTGCGAAGGCTGCCGGGTTCTGGACAGCGTTTCCGCCCTCTATCTCAGACTTCTTAACCTGATGGGAGAGCTGGAGCGGTATCTGGAAGAACACAAAGGACAGGATGAAAAGCGGGAGGCGGTTCTGGAGTTCTATTTTGCTGTGTGCCGGTTTGTCAGCACCTGCGAGCGGGTGGACGAGAATTATCTTCTCTACTCGGAGATCCGGGAGGACGGAAGGTTTCAGGTGTGCCTGTTCTGTGTAAATCCCTCCCGCAACCTGCAGAATTTCCTGGAGAAGGGAAGAAGCGCCGTGTTTTTCTCTGCCACGCTGCTTCCCATCCGTTACTATAAACAGCTTCTGAGCACAGAGGAGGAAGCCTATGCCATCTATGCCAGATCGCCTTTTGATCCGGCCAACCGGCTCCTTCTGCTGGGAAAGGATGTATGCACCCGGTATACCAGGAGAGGGGAGGGAATGTACCAAAGATATGCCAGGTATCTTCTGGCCGCCGCCTCGGGAAAGCGAGGAAATTATATCGCATTCTTCCCTTCCTACCGGTTCATGGAGGCAGTCTATGAGGAGTTTCAGAAGCTGCTGGAAGAAGAGAAGGAGAAGCCGGGGATCGAATGTGTGTTGCAGTCCCAGTACATGACAGAAGAAGCCCGGGAGATCTTCCTTGAAAATTTCGAAGAAGCCAGGGAGCAGAGCCTGATGGGGTTCTGCGTGATGGGCGGGATCTTCGCCGAGGGCATCGATCTTGCCCGGGATCGGCTGATCGGCGCGGTGATCGTGGGCACCGGACTTCCCCAGGTGTGCCGGGAACGGGAACTTCTGAAAGAGTACTTTGAGGGGAAGGGGAAGAAGGGATTCGACTATGCTTACCTGTATCCGGGGATGAACAAGGTACTTCAGTCCGCAGGGCGGGTGATCCGCACCGATGAAGACCGGGGTGTGATCCTGCTTCTGGACGACCGGTTTGGAGACGCCCGCTACCGGGAGACCTTCCCCAGAGAGTGGGAGAAGATCGAGGTCTGCACCCTGACAGGGGTGGAGGAAAGGCTGCGGGAATTCTGGGCGGAAGAATAA
- a CDS encoding ABC transporter ATP-binding protein produces MKPILECHGLSKQYNRMSYALQNLNLALAPGQIVGLLGPNGSGKTTFIKLINDLLVPTEGRILIDGRAPGVETKKIVSYLPERSCLDESMRIKEILRYFADFYQDFSTEKADAMLRDLEIDPAARLRTLSKGSREKVQLVLVMSRDARLYVLDEPIGGVDPAARDYILRTILSNYREDATVLLSTHLIYEIENILDRVLFLRQGQIVLNAGVDEIRTQQGKSVDTLFREVFRC; encoded by the coding sequence ATGAAGCCGATTTTGGAATGTCACGGTCTGTCAAAACAATATAATCGCATGAGCTATGCCCTGCAGAATCTGAACCTTGCCCTGGCGCCTGGTCAGATCGTGGGACTTCTGGGGCCCAACGGCAGCGGCAAGACTACCTTTATCAAGCTGATCAATGATCTTCTGGTGCCCACAGAAGGCCGGATCCTGATCGACGGCAGGGCTCCCGGCGTGGAGACCAAGAAGATCGTCTCCTATCTGCCGGAGCGAAGCTGCCTGGACGAATCTATGCGGATCAAAGAGATCCTTCGGTATTTCGCCGATTTTTATCAGGATTTCTCCACGGAGAAGGCCGACGCCATGCTCCGGGACCTGGAGATCGACCCTGCCGCCCGCCTTCGTACCCTGTCCAAAGGAAGCCGGGAGAAGGTGCAGCTTGTGCTGGTCATGAGCCGGGACGCCCGCCTTTATGTCCTGGATGAACCCATCGGCGGAGTGGATCCTGCCGCACGGGATTATATCCTGCGGACCATCCTTTCCAATTACAGGGAGGATGCCACCGTCCTTTTGTCCACCCATCTCATCTATGAGATCGAGAATATCCTGGACCGGGTGCTCTTCCTGCGCCAGGGCCAGATCGTATTAAATGCCGGGGTGGATGAGATCCGCACCCAGCAGGGCAAATCCGTAGATACACTGTTTCGGGAGGTGTTCAGATGTTAG
- a CDS encoding GntR family transcriptional regulator produces the protein MPWDLSNDRPIYLQLMERIQQDIVSGVYSPGDRLPSVRELALEAAVNPNTMQKALSELERSGLVYSQRTSGRFITEDETMLKQLKSQLAEEHIRDFFEKMRQLGFQTEETLALIQETVKEEP, from the coding sequence ATGCCATGGGATCTGTCCAATGACCGCCCCATCTATCTGCAGCTGATGGAGCGCATCCAGCAGGATATCGTCTCCGGCGTCTACAGTCCCGGCGACCGCCTGCCGTCTGTGCGGGAGCTGGCGCTGGAAGCAGCCGTCAATCCCAACACCATGCAGAAGGCCCTCTCTGAGCTGGAACGGAGCGGCCTTGTCTATTCCCAGCGGACCAGCGGAAGATTTATCACGGAGGATGAAACTATGTTAAAGCAACTGAAGAGCCAACTGGCAGAAGAACACATCCGCGATTTTTTTGAGAAAATGAGACAGCTTGGTTTCCAGACAGAAGAAACCCTTGCGCTGATCCAAGAAACTGTAAAGGAGGAACCCTGA
- a CDS encoding HAD-IIA family hydrolase, translating into MLKDKKYFLFDIDGTLAVDNTLFAGSLELIRKIDSLGGRCFYITNNSIKSRKDYVKKFAGWGIKTEESQFMTASYATCRYLERHYQGKKLFVMGTPSFTEEVKSFGLAVTDRAEPDVACVVAGFDTTLCYDKVDKACELLFRPEVDYIGTNPDLRCPTSYGFMPDCGGICQMLNVTTDREPLYIGKPNPAIVSMCMEQVEASPEEVLVVGDRLYTDIACGLNAGVETALVYTGEARPEDLKETAYPPDYVFENVEELLEAFQAARGEE; encoded by the coding sequence ATGCTGAAAGACAAGAAATATTTCTTATTTGATATTGACGGGACGCTGGCGGTGGACAATACACTGTTTGCCGGAAGCCTGGAGCTGATCCGCAAGATCGACTCCCTGGGCGGCCGGTGCTTTTACATTACCAATAATTCCATCAAAAGCCGGAAAGATTACGTGAAGAAATTCGCCGGCTGGGGGATAAAGACAGAGGAATCCCAGTTCATGACGGCGTCCTACGCGACCTGCCGGTATCTGGAGCGGCATTATCAGGGGAAGAAGCTGTTTGTCATGGGAACCCCTTCTTTTACAGAGGAAGTGAAAAGCTTCGGCCTTGCGGTGACAGACCGGGCAGAACCGGATGTGGCCTGTGTGGTAGCAGGCTTTGATACTACACTTTGCTATGACAAGGTGGATAAAGCCTGTGAGCTTTTGTTCCGCCCGGAAGTGGATTATATCGGGACCAACCCGGATCTTCGCTGTCCCACTTCCTATGGCTTCATGCCGGACTGCGGCGGGATCTGCCAGATGCTCAATGTGACCACGGACCGGGAGCCGCTGTATATTGGCAAGCCAAACCCTGCCATTGTATCCATGTGCATGGAGCAGGTGGAAGCATCGCCCGAAGAAGTGCTGGTAGTGGGGGACCGGCTTTATACGGACATTGCCTGCGGATTGAACGCAGGGGTGGAGACGGCCCTTGTCTATACCGGGGAGGCCCGACCGGAAGATCTGAAGGAGACGGCGTATCCGCCGGACTATGTGTTTGAGAATGTGGAAGAGCTGCTGGAGGCATTTCAGGCAGCCAGAGGAGAGGAATAG
- a CDS encoding metallophosphoesterase — protein sequence MGFWKMAAGGAVILGLLENFRELHGFRTTEYDIRSEKMRGEARVLFLSDLHNHRYGFRNRRLVEAVRQAKPDLILIGGDMLVGKEEQSFAPAMEFLRQITGEAPVYYANGNHEQRMKEQQDRFGTDYLIYKRTLKEMGVTFLENETVKIPLGETVVRLTGLEIPLEDYTRFYQKELRPEEIRERIGDCDREAFTILLAHNPSYMKEYLAWGADLILSGHFHGGLVRLPGVGAVFSPSFQVFPAYSGGHYQEGEQEMVVSKGLGTHTFHVRLFNPAEAVLLRIHG from the coding sequence ATGGGATTTTGGAAAATGGCGGCGGGAGGCGCCGTGATACTGGGACTTTTGGAAAATTTCCGGGAGCTTCACGGGTTCCGGACCACCGAGTATGACATCCGCTCTGAGAAAATGAGAGGGGAGGCCCGGGTGCTTTTTCTCAGCGATCTTCACAACCACCGTTACGGCTTCAGAAACCGGCGGCTGGTGGAGGCGGTCCGCCAGGCGAAGCCGGACCTGATCCTGATCGGCGGGGATATGCTGGTGGGGAAGGAGGAGCAGTCCTTCGCTCCGGCGATGGAGTTCCTGCGGCAGATCACCGGGGAAGCGCCGGTGTATTATGCAAACGGCAACCATGAGCAGCGGATGAAGGAGCAGCAGGACCGGTTCGGGACCGATTATCTGATCTACAAAAGGACGCTTAAGGAGATGGGGGTAACTTTCCTGGAAAATGAGACGGTTAAGATCCCCCTGGGAGAGACGGTCGTGCGCCTTACGGGGCTTGAGATCCCTCTGGAAGACTACACCCGGTTCTATCAGAAGGAGCTCAGGCCGGAAGAGATCCGGGAGCGGATCGGGGACTGTGACAGGGAGGCCTTTACCATTCTTTTGGCCCATAATCCTTCCTATATGAAAGAATACCTTGCCTGGGGGGCGGACCTGATCCTGTCCGGCCATTTCCACGGCGGGCTGGTGCGGCTTCCCGGAGTGGGGGCAGTGTTCTCGCCCAGCTTCCAGGTGTTCCCGGCTTATTCCGGAGGCCATTACCAGGAGGGGGAGCAGGAGATGGTGGTGAGCAAAGGGCTGGGTACCCATACCTTCCATGTCCGGCTGTTTAACCCGGCGGAGGCAGTCCTGCTGCGGATTCACGGGTAA
- a CDS encoding segregation/condensation protein A, which produces MGIPVKLQVFEGPLDLLLHLIDKNKIDIYDIPIVEITNQYMDYIRAMEREDLNVMSEFLVMAATLLDIKCRMLLPKEVKEDGEEEDPRQELVEQLLEYKMYKYMSYELRDREAEGQRALYRAPDLPEEVKEYVEPIDMDALLGDLTLAKLNSIFQDVIRRQADKIDPVRSTFGKIEKETVTLSQRMEDIRTFARKSRRFSFRELLTSQKSRTQIVVTFLAVLQMMKEGSIRTEQEQPFDDILITWTED; this is translated from the coding sequence ATGGGAATTCCGGTAAAACTGCAGGTGTTCGAAGGTCCCCTGGATCTTCTTCTTCACCTGATCGACAAGAATAAGATCGATATCTACGACATTCCGATCGTGGAGATCACAAATCAATATATGGATTACATCCGGGCCATGGAGCGGGAAGACTTAAATGTGATGAGCGAGTTCCTGGTGATGGCTGCTACCCTTCTGGACATCAAGTGCCGGATGCTCCTTCCCAAGGAAGTGAAGGAAGACGGGGAGGAGGAAGATCCCCGGCAGGAACTGGTGGAACAGCTTCTGGAGTACAAGATGTACAAGTATATGTCCTATGAGCTCCGGGACCGGGAGGCAGAGGGCCAGCGGGCGCTCTACCGGGCGCCGGACCTTCCGGAGGAAGTGAAGGAGTATGTGGAGCCCATCGACATGGACGCGCTGCTGGGGGATCTGACTCTGGCGAAGCTGAACAGCATTTTCCAGGATGTGATCCGCAGGCAGGCGGACAAGATCGATCCGGTCCGCAGTACGTTCGGCAAGATCGAGAAGGAGACGGTGACTCTGTCCCAGCGGATGGAGGATATCCGTACCTTTGCCAGGAAGAGCCGCAGGTTCAGCTTCCGGGAGCTTTTAACCAGCCAGAAGTCCAGGACCCAGATCGTGGTCACATTTCTGGCGGTGCTGCAGATGATGAAGGAAGGGTCTATCCGCACCGAGCAGGAGCAGCCCTTTGACGATATTTTGATCACTTGGACGGAAGATTAG
- the scpB gene encoding SMC-Scp complex subunit ScpB: MESVEIKKLEGAIEAILFTMGDSVELGKIAAAVEHDEDTVRKIIHQMMDKYEEEDRGVRIVELENSFQMCTKPEMYEYLIRVARQPRKYVLTDVLLETLSIIAYKQPVTKLEIEKIRGVKSDHAVNKLVEYNLVCEAGRLDAPGRPLLFGTTEEFLRRFSIHSIEDLPGLNPEQMEHFKTEAEEEVQLKLDI, encoded by the coding sequence ATGGAGAGCGTGGAGATTAAGAAACTGGAAGGCGCCATCGAAGCCATCCTGTTTACAATGGGAGATTCAGTAGAGCTTGGGAAGATCGCGGCGGCAGTGGAGCATGACGAAGACACGGTGCGCAAGATCATCCACCAGATGATGGACAAGTATGAGGAAGAGGACCGGGGAGTCCGGATCGTGGAACTGGAGAATTCCTTCCAGATGTGCACCAAGCCGGAGATGTATGAGTACCTGATCCGGGTGGCCAGACAGCCCCGGAAGTACGTGCTCACCGACGTGCTTCTGGAGACCCTGTCCATTATTGCCTACAAGCAGCCGGTGACCAAGCTGGAGATCGAGAAGATCCGGGGAGTCAAATCGGATCACGCGGTGAACAAGCTGGTGGAGTACAATCTGGTCTGCGAGGCGGGAAGACTGGATGCCCCGGGACGTCCCCTTCTATTCGGGACCACGGAGGAATTCCTGCGCAGGTTCAGCATTCATTCCATCGAGGATCTTCCGGGCCTGAATCCGGAGCAGATGGAGCACTTCAAGACAGAGGCGGAGGAGGAAGTCCAGCTGAAGCTGGATATCTGA
- a CDS encoding D-alanyl-D-alanine carboxypeptidase family protein, whose product MKDCGRKRRINWRSLMCLLAAFLLAALLPGALPVRAEEGTGQPSSLYARSAVLMDADSGRILFGKKEREVLPMASTTKIMTCILALEEMEEGQTAKVSDYAASQPKVRLGVRGKEEYRIQDLLYALMLESYNDSAVVIAEGISGSVEAFADRMNQKARELGCADTHFVTPNGLDGEDEGGIHATTAADLARIMRYCIMESPKQEEFLAITRTEAYEFQDCAGKRSFTCHNHNAFLTMMEGALSGKTGFTGDAGYCYVGALRRGERTFIVALLACGWPNNKSYKWKDTRALMEYGLANYEYREIPVEMEAEEIPVADGADPESPYRHKTAVEAGLPGEEIFRMLLRKEEQVEFRTQLEEELKAPVRKGQQAGKVLCMLDGARIREYEVVTLEAAEKRDPRWCLKAAAKAWLLWKEES is encoded by the coding sequence ATGAAGGATTGTGGAAGAAAGAGAAGGATAAACTGGCGGTCCCTTATGTGTCTGCTGGCGGCGTTCCTGCTGGCGGCCCTGCTGCCTGGGGCGCTCCCGGTAAGAGCAGAAGAAGGGACCGGCCAGCCTTCCAGTCTGTACGCCCGGTCGGCGGTCCTTATGGATGCTGACAGCGGGCGTATTTTATTTGGGAAAAAGGAGCGGGAAGTGCTGCCCATGGCCAGCACCACCAAGATCATGACCTGTATCCTGGCCCTGGAGGAGATGGAAGAAGGGCAGACGGCCAAGGTAAGCGACTACGCTGCCAGCCAGCCCAAAGTCCGGCTGGGGGTGCGGGGAAAGGAGGAGTACCGCATCCAGGATCTTCTCTACGCCCTGATGCTGGAGTCCTACAATGACAGTGCCGTGGTGATCGCCGAGGGGATCAGCGGGAGTGTGGAAGCATTCGCAGACCGGATGAACCAGAAGGCCCGGGAACTGGGATGTGCGGACACCCATTTCGTGACGCCCAACGGGCTGGACGGAGAGGACGAAGGAGGGATCCACGCCACCACGGCGGCAGACCTTGCAAGGATCATGCGTTATTGCATCATGGAGTCGCCAAAGCAGGAGGAATTTCTTGCCATCACCCGGACAGAAGCGTATGAATTCCAGGACTGTGCCGGGAAACGGAGCTTCACCTGTCATAACCATAATGCCTTCCTTACCATGATGGAGGGAGCTTTAAGCGGCAAGACCGGATTTACCGGGGACGCGGGCTACTGTTATGTAGGCGCGCTGCGCCGGGGGGAGAGGACCTTCATTGTGGCTCTTCTTGCCTGCGGGTGGCCCAACAATAAGAGTTATAAATGGAAGGATACCCGGGCGCTGATGGAGTACGGGCTTGCCAACTATGAGTACCGGGAGATCCCGGTGGAGATGGAGGCAGAAGAGATCCCGGTAGCAGACGGCGCGGACCCGGAGTCCCCATACCGGCACAAAACGGCGGTGGAAGCAGGCCTTCCCGGGGAGGAGATCTTCCGGATGCTGCTTAGGAAGGAGGAACAGGTGGAATTTCGCACTCAACTGGAAGAAGAACTGAAGGCTCCGGTGAGGAAGGGGCAGCAGGCGGGGAAGGTGCTGTGCATGCTGGACGGCGCCAGGATCCGGGAGTATGAGGTGGTGACCCTGGAGGCGGCAGAAAAGCGGGATCCCAGGTGGTGCCTGAAAGCGGCGGCAAAGGCATGGCTGCTTTGGAAAGAGGAGTCTTGA
- a CDS encoding YbaK/EbsC family protein, producing MAIDKVKAYFAQFGMEERVMEAATSSATVEEAAATLGCGPERIAKTLSFRTDTDVILVVTAGDQKIDNKKYRAQFDCKAHMLKFEEVESLIGHGVGGVCPFAVNEGVKVYLDDSLKRFETVFPAAGSSNSMIELTIPELERYSNSCGWVDVCKER from the coding sequence ATGGCAATTGATAAGGTAAAGGCATATTTTGCTCAGTTTGGCATGGAAGAACGGGTGATGGAGGCAGCCACCTCCAGCGCCACGGTAGAGGAAGCGGCGGCCACCCTTGGCTGCGGTCCGGAGCGTATCGCCAAAACCCTGTCCTTCCGGACGGATACGGATGTGATCCTGGTGGTGACGGCAGGAGACCAGAAGATCGACAATAAGAAATACCGTGCCCAGTTCGACTGCAAGGCCCACATGCTGAAGTTTGAAGAGGTGGAATCTCTGATCGGCCACGGCGTGGGCGGCGTGTGCCCCTTTGCGGTTAATGAGGGGGTAAAGGTTTATCTGGATGATTCCCTGAAGCGGTTTGAGACGGTGTTCCCGGCGGCGGGAAGTTCTAACAGTATGATCGAGCTTACCATCCCGGAGCTGGAGCGGTACAGCAATTCCTGCGGATGGGTGGATGTGTGCAAGGAGCGCTAG
- a CDS encoding AraC family transcriptional regulator, producing MKETGKQPSLKEKAVHGTQGYPYACYQFDGQEDFPVPLHWHPEAEIIFVEKGEYQVWIQRERYAGEGPALFFVGPEEIHSLEFKRGTVETALVYAPRMLEFASYDSLQHVILGPWMEGKLKFPCALKPGDELWPQAVCLYQEIWQASKIREAGPYLRLKAGLYRLFACFFEGDQMIRTGADDEEAGNMDSLKKVLEFVRQNYGRRIRVEEAAAVAGMNPQYFCRYFKKHTGRTVTEYINDVRISQASRLLAQTDDKILHIAVRCGYENAGYFISRFRRSRGVSPSEYREQMKKSR from the coding sequence ATGAAAGAAACGGGAAAGCAGCCATCTCTGAAGGAGAAGGCAGTCCACGGCACTCAGGGTTACCCTTACGCCTGTTACCAGTTTGACGGGCAGGAGGATTTCCCGGTCCCGCTGCACTGGCACCCGGAGGCGGAGATCATTTTCGTGGAGAAAGGGGAATATCAGGTGTGGATCCAGAGAGAGCGGTATGCCGGGGAGGGACCGGCGCTGTTCTTTGTAGGGCCAGAGGAGATCCACTCTCTGGAATTTAAGAGGGGGACGGTGGAGACGGCGCTGGTGTACGCGCCCCGGATGCTGGAGTTTGCTTCCTACGACAGTCTTCAGCATGTGATCCTGGGTCCCTGGATGGAGGGGAAGCTTAAGTTCCCCTGTGCCCTGAAGCCGGGGGATGAACTGTGGCCCCAGGCGGTCTGTCTGTATCAGGAGATCTGGCAGGCGTCTAAGATCCGGGAAGCAGGTCCTTATCTCAGGCTGAAGGCCGGGCTTTACCGTCTGTTTGCCTGCTTCTTCGAGGGGGATCAGATGATCCGGACAGGTGCCGACGATGAGGAGGCGGGGAATATGGACAGCCTTAAGAAGGTGCTGGAATTTGTCCGGCAGAATTACGGCCGGCGGATCCGGGTGGAAGAGGCGGCGGCGGTGGCGGGGATGAACCCCCAGTATTTCTGCCGGTATTTTAAGAAGCATACCGGGCGGACGGTGACGGAGTACATTAACGATGTGCGGATCAGCCAGGCTTCCCGGCTTCTGGCTCAGACTGACGACAAGATCCTGCATATCGCGGTCCGGTGCGGTTATGAGAACGCAGGCTACTTCATCAGCCGGTTCCGCAGAAGCAGAGGCGTCTCTCCTTCGGAATACCGGGAACAGATGAAGAAGTCAAGATAG